Genomic window (Pradoshia sp. D12):
AGAACAAATAATTCAATTCCAAGATCCTTGCCTTCTTGTGCAAGCAGTAAAAGCTTGTCAGAGTTAAATTTAAAATAAGTAGCTTCCCAGTTATTCAACAATACTGGCCGCAGACAATCTCTGTACTGCCCTCTCGCCAATCGAAAACGATATAATTCATGATAAGTTCTCGACATGTCACTGAAACCCTTATAAGAATAAACCATAACGACTTCCGGTGTTTGAAAGATTTCTCCACTCCCCAAATGCCAACTAAAATTAAAGGGATTAATACCAATGGAAAGGCGCGTGGTTTCATACTGATCAACCTCAGCCTGCGCTATAAAATTCCCACTATAAACCAGGCTGAAACCGTATACTTCTCCATACTCTTCATTTGTATCTGGCTTTGCCAGGCACATAAAGGGATTATGCTGATGACTGCTGGCCCCACGTCTGCTCTCGATGAGATGGCTTCCGGCTGTTAAACGTTTTCTGGATAGATTACATTCATTTGCATGGGCGCCATATAAAGTGAGCAAATCAAATTCGCTTTCTCTAAAATCAACAGAAGCACTCATGGCTTTCAGTATACTCACTGGGTTATCTCCATGATTGATAAACCGGACTGACCGAGTGATCACATTGGATTGTTCGTATGTACTATACGTCAATATCGCCTGAAGCCCCGTTTGATTATCCATAAGGGTAAAATCTATAGAGGTTGCTTCCTCTTCTTCTTCAATGTACGTAGCAGGTAATCCGGTTAATTTTCGTTTCCCCTTATATATGTGAAAATGTTTATATTTTAAATCAGTAACGGCTGAACCATCCGAAAATTGAACTTGATAGGCCGGCGTACGAAAATCAGTGTTGTTTGCTGGATATTCCTGAGGCAACGTATCAAGGGAAAACGTTCTGTCAAACCCTTCTGGTTGTGGAGAGAACAATCGGTACTTAAACTGTAATTGATTGCTTTCATTCACATCCTTGATCCTTTTCCCCCAATATAAATGAGACAGATATGCTTGATGATAGATTTTTATCACATAGCTCATTTCACCAGCTTGCAAATGGAATATTTTCCGTTTAGGACAGTACGACACTCCCATTTTGATCTCCCTCATATCTTTTCTTCTATATATATGTACACGAAAATACCAACTTGCTCATAAATGCAAAAAAAAGAAGCCTTAAAATAAGGCTTCAAAGCGAAATCTTCATCTATTTAAATAATGTCTTCTACCCAAGGGGGCAAGGCAGTCGACAGTTATTCTCAGTTATTATTTCTCCGTTACTGTAACAGATACGGTTTTCTCCACTCCATTTCGATAAAGCTTGATTTTGACCTTATCTCCATTTGCAGCATTAGAATACAAGTATTTTCTGAACTCCCCAAGTGTAGTGACTTCCGCATCATTGATTGCCACTACCACGTCCTTAGCCTCTATACCTGCTTCAGCAGCGGGAGAACCGGTTTCCACCTGAGTTACTAACACTCCACTTGTTATCTCGGAAGGAAGATTCAATTGTTGCTGCAATACATATTGAGGTATTTCGGATATAGATTGCAAGCCTACACCAATATATGGACGTTGTACTTTTCCATCGGCAAGAAGGTCATTAACAATATCTGAAACATCCTTACTTGGAATAGCAAACCCTATTCCCTCAACCTCTTCAGATGATATTTTCATACTGTTGATACCAATAACTTGTCCGTCGGAATTGACAAGCGCTCCGCCACTGTTCCCAGGGTTTATAGCTGCATCCGTTTGAATTGCATCCATATCCCATTCACCAGCAGATGTAGCAACCGTTACTGTACGCTGCAATCCGCTGATAATTCCCTGGGTTACGGACCCCGAGAAGTCAAGACCCAAAGGGTTACCTATTGCCAACACTGGTTCACCAACACTTAGCTTTTCAGAGTCTCCGAATTCGGCTACTTTTGTCACTTTGCTTCCATCAATTTTTAATACCGCCAAGTCTGTTAATGGATCTGTTCCAACCAGTTCAGCCGTTATCCTTGTACCTTCTGCCAAGGACACCTCAATAGTATCTGCATTCTCAATAACATGATTATTGGTCACAATAAATGCATCTTTTCCCGATTTTTTGAAAATAACCCCAGAACCAGTCCCGCTCTCCTGGCTGTTATTGGACTCCTCATTGATTGTTGGTTGGCGGTAGTCATAGTAATTAGATGAGTTTTGTATATTCACTATACCTACAACCGCAGGAGAAACCTCCTCAATCATTTGAATTAGTTCAGAGGTTGTTTTCGTAGAGTCAACAATCTTCAGGCCATCCTCATCATTTACCTTATCATTTGTAGCAATGGCTGTTTTAACAGGTCCATCATCACCTGGCAGTACGCCTGATAAATCAACAAAACCTAAGTAAGAACCTGCTCCAAGTGCCACCATTCCACCAAGAATTGCGGTAATGACTGGTGTCAGCCATCTGGACCTTTTTTTCTTCTCTCTTTTAGATCTAACCTCTGCTTGATCATCAGATGCTTGAAGCGGTTGTACTTCCACGCATTCATTTACTTGTTCATTATTTTCATCTGTCATATCTTCTTCCTTGGCAGAGCTTAGTTCATGATATCCACGATATGAAATAATTTCTGTTTCAATATCTTTCTCATCTGGTAATGCAGGAATCTGAATATTATCCTGATTAGCAGTATCTATTGGTCTATCAAAATCATCATAATCACGACGGTTATTGTTTTCCATCCAAATTCCTCTCCTCACTCATTAAACTGTCTATTTAATATATTACGATAATTGTAGAATAATTGCATTTCTGCTCTTCTCACTATCTAATTTACTAACTGTATGTGTCAACAAAATGTCAAAATCTTTTCTCCTCTTAAAAAATTTAAAAGCTGCCTGTTCTTTGGCAGCTTTTAAACATAATCATTATGTTCTGGGGGCCTACAGGATGTAGGCCACAAAGACGTTGCCACAGGACGTGGCGCTTTTAGTCTTCGTTCCTTAAACGAGGCTCTTCAGCACTATGGTAATCCGGCTTCAGAGCCTAGGAGTTCGGGACATAAGCATAGCCTCTTCGGGGAAGAACATCCCCTTCGAGCCTCTGTCTTATGCTCCTCACTCCTGGGCAAGGCTCTTCAGCACTATGGTAAACGTTGTACCTTCTTCACTGCTATTCGTTAATACCAAATCTCCATCCATTGCATTGGCGAGCATTCTGCTGAATGGGAGTCCTAGTCCTAGACCGCGGATTTTGTATTTTTTATCTTCTCCTCGATAAAAACGTTCAAATATTAAATCCTGCTCGGCAAGCGGGATTCCCGAACCGCTGTCCTGTACATCGATTGCGACATGATCCTCATCATATTTATAAATACGGACCTCTATCGTTCCCTCTCCTTGAATAGCATGCTTGGAATTATTCAAGAGATTAATCATAATTTGCTGCAATCGCAGAGGGTCCGCCGATACTACCATATCTTCTTTTGGTTGCTGTACAGTAACTTTAACAAGTTGATCATCCTGCACAATATCCCATTGGTAAATCATTTCATTAATGACCTCACCAATTTTTACAGACTCTCTGTTAACAGGGATGGCATTGGCTGTAAAGGAGTTGAACTCCAATAAGTCTCCCACCATTTTTTGCATACGAGTCGTTTCCTGTAAGGATATGGCCAGAAACTCTTTTGCTTCTTCCCCTGTTACAACTCCATCATTAACGGCTTGAAGCAAACCGCTGATAGACGTTACAGGCGTCTTTAATTCATGTGTTACACCTGCCAGCAATTCAGCTCGCATAGCTTCAAGCTGCTCCAATTTAATAGCCATTTCCTTAAAGGAATGGACTAAATCATAAACTTCCTGTTCATTTACCTCTTCAATAAGTTCAATATTATAATTTCCTTTTTGAACCTGCTTAGCTGCTTCAGCTACATTCTCAATCGGCTTAACCAGTCTTTTGGATAAAAAGTAAATCGCAACCCATCCGAGCAAGGCCAAACTTAAAATCATAATCAAAAGTAATTTGTATTCCTGATCTACTGCAGTTAACTCATCCTCAGATTGCATAACGACAATCCAACTAATCACCGTATCATTCACAATCATAGGCCGCTTAACCAAATAATAATCTCTGCCACCAATATTGTTTAATTGTTTCACTTCATCCTTACTATTAAGCAGTGCAGTTGAAAATGAAGATACATTAAGGTGATTACTTGAACGATTCTCAATTACTATTTTTCCATTTACATCCACCACATAAATGGACGGATTGCCGCTGACCTCTAATAATTTTTTTCGATTGGCAAAAACCTCTGGATTCTGCTCTGTTTGAATATCAGTTCCAACCGTTTGATCCAGTATTCGCGCTGCTACTTCCTCAGCCAAATATTTATTAATATCCAGGTTCTTATTAAGAGTGGATTGCCTGATAATGATTCCTGTAAGGAATCCTATGACAATAAGTCCAATAAACAGGGTAACCAGATATCGTGTCGTCCAGTATTTCAACAAACTGACACGTTTAGTCGGATGGTTTTTCTTTTTTTGACCCAAGTGCTTCAGAAAATACATTTGCAGTTTATTATTTTTTTTCATAGACACTTAATTGATACCCCAATCCTCGCAGAGTTTTAATTTCTCCTTCAGATGCAGGCCAGTTTTGCAGAGACTTTCTCAGCCTTTTGATGGACAAATCTACCGCTCGGTCACTGCCGTCGTAATCCATCCCCCATACATGATCAATTAATTGATCTCTCGTAAATAATTGATTAGGATTTTGTGCCAAGAAGATGAGCAGTGAGAGATCGCGCGGTGTTAAGTCAAGCTCTACTCCATTTAATGTAACATTATGAGCTTTCATATTAATGCACAACGCGCCAAACTGTTTCTTTTCCTTATCATCAATGACCTGTCCAGATCTTCTCAATACTGCCTGGACACGGGCAACCACTTCATCTCCAATGAAGGGTTTAGTGATATAGTCGTCAGCTCCATCATTTAAGCCTGTGAGCTTGTAATTAATATCACCAAGTGCTGTGAGCATAATAACAGGGCATGCGCTTTTCGTACGAATTTCTTTTAATATATCCCATCCACTCATACCTGGAAGCATAACATCGAGCAAAACAAGATTCGGTTGAAACTCCTCAAATTTAGCAATGGCTTCACCACCTGTAAATACTTGTTCAACTTCGTAGTTTACTTTCTTCAAGTAAGCCTTTAAAACCTGGCTGATGGCTTTTTCATCTTCTACAATCATGATTTTTTGCATCTTTCGTACTCACTCCTCGAGGATTAAAAGATAGGACAAAAATCCCCGATAACTCGGAGATTTTCATTAAACAAAATTCACTTATTGGTGCGAATGTTCGCTTATATTATTAACAATCGTTATTTGGCCTTTAGAAAGACGAATCGTTTGATCTGCAATGTCAGCAATATGCTGATCATGCGTAACGATGATGACACATTTATTTTCCTCATGTGCCAGCTGCATAAATAACTTAATGATGTCTTGAGCGGTATCCTCATCGAGGTTTCCAGTCGGTTCATCTGCTACAATTAAATCTGATTTACAGCAAAGGGCTCGTGCAATGGAGACACGTTGCTGCTGACCGCCACTCAGTGTGAGCACCTTTTGTCCAGCCTGCTTTTCATCGATGCCCACTTTTCTAAGCATCTCGAGTGCATACTGTTTTTTGTCCTTAACCTTATTTCCGGTAATCTCCATCGCTGTAGTGACATTTTGTAACGCAGTCATATAGGGCAGTAAATTATAGGATTGGAAGACAATCGAAACATATTTATTTCGAAACGTGGTATATCCAATTTTTCTAATATCTTTTCCTTCGTATAATACCTGTCCATCCTTAGGAGCATCCAGCGCACTCGCCAAGGCGAGAAGCGTAGTTTTTCCTGAACCAGAAGGACCGACAATTGCATAAAATAATCCTTTATTAAAAGAAACATTAATTTTCTTTACTATATCATGCTGTTTATTATTATGTCTGTACCAATAACTTAGATCCTTAAACTCCAATAATGCGCTCATTTACGGTTCCTCCTAATCCTGTCTTGAAAGTATTGCTTTTGGCTGCAATCGAAGTATGGATAATGATGGGATCAATGTAGCCAGG
Coding sequences:
- a CDS encoding ABC transporter ATP-binding protein gives rise to the protein MSALLEFKDLSYWYRHNNKQHDIVKKINVSFNKGLFYAIVGPSGSGKTTLLALASALDAPKDGQVLYEGKDIRKIGYTTFRNKYVSIVFQSYNLLPYMTALQNVTTAMEITGNKVKDKKQYALEMLRKVGIDEKQAGQKVLTLSGGQQQRVSIARALCCKSDLIVADEPTGNLDEDTAQDIIKLFMQLAHEENKCVIIVTHDQHIADIADQTIRLSKGQITIVNNISEHSHQ
- a CDS encoding sensor histidine kinase — translated: MKKNNKLQMYFLKHLGQKKKNHPTKRVSLLKYWTTRYLVTLFIGLIVIGFLTGIIIRQSTLNKNLDINKYLAEEVAARILDQTVGTDIQTEQNPEVFANRKKLLEVSGNPSIYVVDVNGKIVIENRSSNHLNVSSFSTALLNSKDEVKQLNNIGGRDYYLVKRPMIVNDTVISWIVVMQSEDELTAVDQEYKLLLIMILSLALLGWVAIYFLSKRLVKPIENVAEAAKQVQKGNYNIELIEEVNEQEVYDLVHSFKEMAIKLEQLEAMRAELLAGVTHELKTPVTSISGLLQAVNDGVVTGEEAKEFLAISLQETTRMQKMVGDLLEFNSFTANAIPVNRESVKIGEVINEMIYQWDIVQDDQLVKVTVQQPKEDMVVSADPLRLQQIMINLLNNSKHAIQGEGTIEVRIYKYDEDHVAIDVQDSGSGIPLAEQDLIFERFYRGEDKKYKIRGLGLGLPFSRMLANAMDGDLVLTNSSEEGTTFTIVLKSLAQE
- a CDS encoding response regulator transcription factor, which codes for MQKIMIVEDEKAISQVLKAYLKKVNYEVEQVFTGGEAIAKFEEFQPNLVLLDVMLPGMSGWDILKEIRTKSACPVIMLTALGDINYKLTGLNDGADDYITKPFIGDEVVARVQAVLRRSGQVIDDKEKKQFGALCINMKAHNVTLNGVELDLTPRDLSLLIFLAQNPNQLFTRDQLIDHVWGMDYDGSDRAVDLSIKRLRKSLQNWPASEGEIKTLRGLGYQLSVYEKK
- a CDS encoding S1C family serine protease, which codes for MENNNRRDYDDFDRPIDTANQDNIQIPALPDEKDIETEIISYRGYHELSSAKEEDMTDENNEQVNECVEVQPLQASDDQAEVRSKREKKKRSRWLTPVITAILGGMVALGAGSYLGFVDLSGVLPGDDGPVKTAIATNDKVNDEDGLKIVDSTKTTSELIQMIEEVSPAVVGIVNIQNSSNYYDYRQPTINEESNNSQESGTGSGVIFKKSGKDAFIVTNNHVIENADTIEVSLAEGTRITAELVGTDPLTDLAVLKIDGSKVTKVAEFGDSEKLSVGEPVLAIGNPLGLDFSGSVTQGIISGLQRTVTVATSAGEWDMDAIQTDAAINPGNSGGALVNSDGQVIGINSMKISSEEVEGIGFAIPSKDVSDIVNDLLADGKVQRPYIGVGLQSISEIPQYVLQQQLNLPSEITSGVLVTQVETGSPAAEAGIEAKDVVVAINDAEVTTLGEFRKYLYSNAANGDKVKIKLYRNGVEKTVSVTVTEK